The following proteins are encoded in a genomic region of Hyla sarda isolate aHylSar1 chromosome 3, aHylSar1.hap1, whole genome shotgun sequence:
- the ESCO2 gene encoding N-acetyltransferase ESCO2 isoform X1: MAARTPRKRKQSPASADGRWSSFGTPVKKIIVDCSVVLTPLQPRNPNSNCAVRRSPTPSYTNIKDPKDKENMAVSPQKSSVARKLIVSPVLAERSDKDAYVFSPVKSPDTSPKVPARSFYKESKYVTPVDRKRISESRGRIGRDKSPPGVKTSSKEASKFTRVKKTLTAKKRKSTGNSAPVKKMQVARARNKTTPSPKNQSAPLPKTEQSDASPKAAQEPNVLRTAILGLKMKPRPKLTMGAAFFATSKKPHSVPKRIPTHAKFPTSSKPSFRPRKESVASTANTQAAAHGGKVADGGGQKEVTGCAPPVGGKNQSGGRHKGNKMEMKSLEENGAGLQQEGATTMEANNEPPTVFDADDSVLKSSDKKDSTIYPIFSTPSVTKKRPVDFRTDLASPVCSSTPLNVPSALHKAPKLSKKKESLAEDQLIIDAGQKHFGPVLCSTCGMIYAAASVEDEAQHAQYHQRLLESIRYVGWKKERVVAEFWDGKILMICPEDPKYALRKAEEVRELVDTELGFQQTSLNSPSRTRTYLFVTNDKKIAGCLIAEPIKQAFRVLAEPPSPDTKSTLERHRAWRCSSEPQPAICGISRIWVFALMRRKGIASRMVDTVRSSFVYGSRLTTDEIAFSDPTPDGKLFASTYCAVPDFLVYNFLS, encoded by the exons ACGCTGGTCATCTTTTGGAACGCCAGTCAAGAAGATAATAGTGGATTGCAGCGTCGTTCTGACCCCGCTCCAGCCCCGGAACCCGAACAGCAATTGTGCCGTAAGACGCTCACCAACGCCGAGCTACACGAATATCAAGGACCCCAAGGATAAGGAGAACATGGCGGTGTCCCCTCAGAAGAGCAGCGTCGCCCGGAAGCTCATCGTCTCGCCGGTGCTGGCAGAGCGCAGCGACAAAGACGCTTACGTCTTCTCCCCGGTGAAGTCACCTGACACCTCCCCCAAGGTGCCGGCGAGGTCTTTCTATAAGGAGAGCAAATACGTGACGCCGGTGGACCGCAAGCGGATCAGCGAGAGTAGAGGACGGATCGGTCGGGACAAGTCGCCTCCGGGCGTAAAAACGAGCAGCAAGGAAGCTTCTAAATTCACCAGGGTGAAAAAAACGCTGACTGCAAAGAAAAGGAAGTCGACTGGAAACAGTGCGCCTGTGAAAAAAATGCAAGTGGCACGGGCGAGAAATAAGACTACCCCGTCACCGAAAAACCAAAGCGCTCCCCTTCCAAAGACAGAGCAGAGCGACGCGTCGCCTAAAGCTGCCCAAGAGCCGAACGTTCTGAGAACCGCCATCTTGGGGCTAAAGATGAAACCGAGGCCTAAGCTGACAATGGGCGCGGCCTTCTTCGCCACCAGCAAGAAGCCGCACTCTGTGCCTAAGAGGATCCCGACCCACGCCAAATTTCCTACGTCTTCCAAACCGTCCTTCAGACCCAGGAAAGAGAGCGTGGCGTCAACGGCGAATACTCAGGCCGCTGCCCATGGCGGCAAAGTAGCAGATGGCGGTGGGCAGAAAGAAGTCACTGGTTGTGCTCCACCTGTTGGGGGGAAGAATCAGAGTGGGGGGCGCCACAAGGGAAACAAGATGGAGATGAAGAGCCTGGAAGAGAATGGTGCCGGCCTACAACAAGAGGGCGCCACCACCATG GAAGCAAACAATGAACCTCCGACCGTGTTTGACGCAGACGACTCGGTACTGAAGTCATCAGATAAGAAAG acTCCACAATTTACCCCATCTTCAGCACCCCCTCCGTGACTAAGAAAAG ACCTGTAGATTTCCGGACGGATTTGGCGTCCCCGGTCTGCTCCAGTACTCCGCTGAATGTGCCGTCTGCCTTACACAAAGCGCCAAAACTGAGCAAGAAAAAGGAGAGTCTGGCTGAAGATCAGCTGATCATT GATGCTGGTCAGAAGCACTTCGGTCCGGTGTTGTGCAGCACCTGCGGGATGATCTATGCGGCGGCCAGTGTAGAGGATGAGGCGCAGCATGCACAGTATCACCAGAGACTGCTGGAGAGCATCCGCTATGTG GGTTGGAAAAAAGAGCGAGTTGTGGCCGAATTCTGGGACGGAAAGATCCTAATGATTTGCCCTGAAGATCCAAAATACGCCCTGAGAAAG GCGGAGGAGGTGCGAGAACTTGTGGACACGGAGCTTGGCTTCCAGCAGACGAGCCTGAATTCTCCCAGTAGGACCCGCACTTACCTGTTTGTGACCAATGATAAGAAGATAGCCGGGTGCCTGATCGCCGAGCCCATCAAACAG GCGTTCCGGGTCCTGGCGGAGCCACCGTCTCCTGACACGAAGTCCACGCTGGAGCGGCACCGAGCCTGGCGCTGCTCCTCAGAACCTCAGCCGGCCATCTGTGGCATCAGCAGGATCTGGGTGTTCGCCCTGATGCGCAGGAAAGGCATCGCCAGCCGTATGGTGGACACCGTGAG gagttcaTTCGTCTACGGCTCGCGCCTGACGACCGACGAAATTGCCTTCTCCGACCCCACGCCGGACGGGAAGCTTTTCGCCAGCACCTACTGCGCGGTCCCTGACTTCCTGGTCTACAACTTCCTCAGTTAG
- the ESCO2 gene encoding N-acetyltransferase ESCO2 isoform X2, which yields MRRWSSFGTPVKKIIVDCSVVLTPLQPRNPNSNCAVRRSPTPSYTNIKDPKDKENMAVSPQKSSVARKLIVSPVLAERSDKDAYVFSPVKSPDTSPKVPARSFYKESKYVTPVDRKRISESRGRIGRDKSPPGVKTSSKEASKFTRVKKTLTAKKRKSTGNSAPVKKMQVARARNKTTPSPKNQSAPLPKTEQSDASPKAAQEPNVLRTAILGLKMKPRPKLTMGAAFFATSKKPHSVPKRIPTHAKFPTSSKPSFRPRKESVASTANTQAAAHGGKVADGGGQKEVTGCAPPVGGKNQSGGRHKGNKMEMKSLEENGAGLQQEGATTMEANNEPPTVFDADDSVLKSSDKKDSTIYPIFSTPSVTKKRPVDFRTDLASPVCSSTPLNVPSALHKAPKLSKKKESLAEDQLIIDAGQKHFGPVLCSTCGMIYAAASVEDEAQHAQYHQRLLESIRYVGWKKERVVAEFWDGKILMICPEDPKYALRKAEEVRELVDTELGFQQTSLNSPSRTRTYLFVTNDKKIAGCLIAEPIKQAFRVLAEPPSPDTKSTLERHRAWRCSSEPQPAICGISRIWVFALMRRKGIASRMVDTVRSSFVYGSRLTTDEIAFSDPTPDGKLFASTYCAVPDFLVYNFLS from the exons ACGCTGGTCATCTTTTGGAACGCCAGTCAAGAAGATAATAGTGGATTGCAGCGTCGTTCTGACCCCGCTCCAGCCCCGGAACCCGAACAGCAATTGTGCCGTAAGACGCTCACCAACGCCGAGCTACACGAATATCAAGGACCCCAAGGATAAGGAGAACATGGCGGTGTCCCCTCAGAAGAGCAGCGTCGCCCGGAAGCTCATCGTCTCGCCGGTGCTGGCAGAGCGCAGCGACAAAGACGCTTACGTCTTCTCCCCGGTGAAGTCACCTGACACCTCCCCCAAGGTGCCGGCGAGGTCTTTCTATAAGGAGAGCAAATACGTGACGCCGGTGGACCGCAAGCGGATCAGCGAGAGTAGAGGACGGATCGGTCGGGACAAGTCGCCTCCGGGCGTAAAAACGAGCAGCAAGGAAGCTTCTAAATTCACCAGGGTGAAAAAAACGCTGACTGCAAAGAAAAGGAAGTCGACTGGAAACAGTGCGCCTGTGAAAAAAATGCAAGTGGCACGGGCGAGAAATAAGACTACCCCGTCACCGAAAAACCAAAGCGCTCCCCTTCCAAAGACAGAGCAGAGCGACGCGTCGCCTAAAGCTGCCCAAGAGCCGAACGTTCTGAGAACCGCCATCTTGGGGCTAAAGATGAAACCGAGGCCTAAGCTGACAATGGGCGCGGCCTTCTTCGCCACCAGCAAGAAGCCGCACTCTGTGCCTAAGAGGATCCCGACCCACGCCAAATTTCCTACGTCTTCCAAACCGTCCTTCAGACCCAGGAAAGAGAGCGTGGCGTCAACGGCGAATACTCAGGCCGCTGCCCATGGCGGCAAAGTAGCAGATGGCGGTGGGCAGAAAGAAGTCACTGGTTGTGCTCCACCTGTTGGGGGGAAGAATCAGAGTGGGGGGCGCCACAAGGGAAACAAGATGGAGATGAAGAGCCTGGAAGAGAATGGTGCCGGCCTACAACAAGAGGGCGCCACCACCATG GAAGCAAACAATGAACCTCCGACCGTGTTTGACGCAGACGACTCGGTACTGAAGTCATCAGATAAGAAAG acTCCACAATTTACCCCATCTTCAGCACCCCCTCCGTGACTAAGAAAAG ACCTGTAGATTTCCGGACGGATTTGGCGTCCCCGGTCTGCTCCAGTACTCCGCTGAATGTGCCGTCTGCCTTACACAAAGCGCCAAAACTGAGCAAGAAAAAGGAGAGTCTGGCTGAAGATCAGCTGATCATT GATGCTGGTCAGAAGCACTTCGGTCCGGTGTTGTGCAGCACCTGCGGGATGATCTATGCGGCGGCCAGTGTAGAGGATGAGGCGCAGCATGCACAGTATCACCAGAGACTGCTGGAGAGCATCCGCTATGTG GGTTGGAAAAAAGAGCGAGTTGTGGCCGAATTCTGGGACGGAAAGATCCTAATGATTTGCCCTGAAGATCCAAAATACGCCCTGAGAAAG GCGGAGGAGGTGCGAGAACTTGTGGACACGGAGCTTGGCTTCCAGCAGACGAGCCTGAATTCTCCCAGTAGGACCCGCACTTACCTGTTTGTGACCAATGATAAGAAGATAGCCGGGTGCCTGATCGCCGAGCCCATCAAACAG GCGTTCCGGGTCCTGGCGGAGCCACCGTCTCCTGACACGAAGTCCACGCTGGAGCGGCACCGAGCCTGGCGCTGCTCCTCAGAACCTCAGCCGGCCATCTGTGGCATCAGCAGGATCTGGGTGTTCGCCCTGATGCGCAGGAAAGGCATCGCCAGCCGTATGGTGGACACCGTGAG gagttcaTTCGTCTACGGCTCGCGCCTGACGACCGACGAAATTGCCTTCTCCGACCCCACGCCGGACGGGAAGCTTTTCGCCAGCACCTACTGCGCGGTCCCTGACTTCCTGGTCTACAACTTCCTCAGTTAG
- the ESCO2 gene encoding N-acetyltransferase ESCO2 isoform X3, translated as MAVSPQKSSVARKLIVSPVLAERSDKDAYVFSPVKSPDTSPKVPARSFYKESKYVTPVDRKRISESRGRIGRDKSPPGVKTSSKEASKFTRVKKTLTAKKRKSTGNSAPVKKMQVARARNKTTPSPKNQSAPLPKTEQSDASPKAAQEPNVLRTAILGLKMKPRPKLTMGAAFFATSKKPHSVPKRIPTHAKFPTSSKPSFRPRKESVASTANTQAAAHGGKVADGGGQKEVTGCAPPVGGKNQSGGRHKGNKMEMKSLEENGAGLQQEGATTMEANNEPPTVFDADDSVLKSSDKKDSTIYPIFSTPSVTKKRPVDFRTDLASPVCSSTPLNVPSALHKAPKLSKKKESLAEDQLIIDAGQKHFGPVLCSTCGMIYAAASVEDEAQHAQYHQRLLESIRYVGWKKERVVAEFWDGKILMICPEDPKYALRKAEEVRELVDTELGFQQTSLNSPSRTRTYLFVTNDKKIAGCLIAEPIKQAFRVLAEPPSPDTKSTLERHRAWRCSSEPQPAICGISRIWVFALMRRKGIASRMVDTVRSSFVYGSRLTTDEIAFSDPTPDGKLFASTYCAVPDFLVYNFLS; from the exons ATGGCGGTGTCCCCTCAGAAGAGCAGCGTCGCCCGGAAGCTCATCGTCTCGCCGGTGCTGGCAGAGCGCAGCGACAAAGACGCTTACGTCTTCTCCCCGGTGAAGTCACCTGACACCTCCCCCAAGGTGCCGGCGAGGTCTTTCTATAAGGAGAGCAAATACGTGACGCCGGTGGACCGCAAGCGGATCAGCGAGAGTAGAGGACGGATCGGTCGGGACAAGTCGCCTCCGGGCGTAAAAACGAGCAGCAAGGAAGCTTCTAAATTCACCAGGGTGAAAAAAACGCTGACTGCAAAGAAAAGGAAGTCGACTGGAAACAGTGCGCCTGTGAAAAAAATGCAAGTGGCACGGGCGAGAAATAAGACTACCCCGTCACCGAAAAACCAAAGCGCTCCCCTTCCAAAGACAGAGCAGAGCGACGCGTCGCCTAAAGCTGCCCAAGAGCCGAACGTTCTGAGAACCGCCATCTTGGGGCTAAAGATGAAACCGAGGCCTAAGCTGACAATGGGCGCGGCCTTCTTCGCCACCAGCAAGAAGCCGCACTCTGTGCCTAAGAGGATCCCGACCCACGCCAAATTTCCTACGTCTTCCAAACCGTCCTTCAGACCCAGGAAAGAGAGCGTGGCGTCAACGGCGAATACTCAGGCCGCTGCCCATGGCGGCAAAGTAGCAGATGGCGGTGGGCAGAAAGAAGTCACTGGTTGTGCTCCACCTGTTGGGGGGAAGAATCAGAGTGGGGGGCGCCACAAGGGAAACAAGATGGAGATGAAGAGCCTGGAAGAGAATGGTGCCGGCCTACAACAAGAGGGCGCCACCACCATG GAAGCAAACAATGAACCTCCGACCGTGTTTGACGCAGACGACTCGGTACTGAAGTCATCAGATAAGAAAG acTCCACAATTTACCCCATCTTCAGCACCCCCTCCGTGACTAAGAAAAG ACCTGTAGATTTCCGGACGGATTTGGCGTCCCCGGTCTGCTCCAGTACTCCGCTGAATGTGCCGTCTGCCTTACACAAAGCGCCAAAACTGAGCAAGAAAAAGGAGAGTCTGGCTGAAGATCAGCTGATCATT GATGCTGGTCAGAAGCACTTCGGTCCGGTGTTGTGCAGCACCTGCGGGATGATCTATGCGGCGGCCAGTGTAGAGGATGAGGCGCAGCATGCACAGTATCACCAGAGACTGCTGGAGAGCATCCGCTATGTG GGTTGGAAAAAAGAGCGAGTTGTGGCCGAATTCTGGGACGGAAAGATCCTAATGATTTGCCCTGAAGATCCAAAATACGCCCTGAGAAAG GCGGAGGAGGTGCGAGAACTTGTGGACACGGAGCTTGGCTTCCAGCAGACGAGCCTGAATTCTCCCAGTAGGACCCGCACTTACCTGTTTGTGACCAATGATAAGAAGATAGCCGGGTGCCTGATCGCCGAGCCCATCAAACAG GCGTTCCGGGTCCTGGCGGAGCCACCGTCTCCTGACACGAAGTCCACGCTGGAGCGGCACCGAGCCTGGCGCTGCTCCTCAGAACCTCAGCCGGCCATCTGTGGCATCAGCAGGATCTGGGTGTTCGCCCTGATGCGCAGGAAAGGCATCGCCAGCCGTATGGTGGACACCGTGAG gagttcaTTCGTCTACGGCTCGCGCCTGACGACCGACGAAATTGCCTTCTCCGACCCCACGCCGGACGGGAAGCTTTTCGCCAGCACCTACTGCGCGGTCCCTGACTTCCTGGTCTACAACTTCCTCAGTTAG